In a single window of the Streptacidiphilus sp. P02-A3a genome:
- a CDS encoding LacI family DNA-binding transcriptional regulator yields MTTRPGARPTMNDVAAAAGVGLKTVSRVVNDEPGVAAGTAERVRAAIAALGFSRNDSARLLRQGRTATLGLLLEDIADPFSSVLGGAVEEIARGRESLLFTGSSGAEPQRERELALAFCARRVDGLVIVPTGTDHRYLLPELAAGTAVVFVDRPAGRIEADAVLTDNAGGARAGTAHLIRHGHRRIGFLGDLPQLYTGAERLRGYREALADAGLRYDQRLVATGRTDQATVAAALDRLVGGPDPATALFTGNNRITLAVLRALPRLPHPPALVGFDDLELADLLSPGLTVVAQDPVGLGRIAAELVFRRMDGDREPPRRIELPTVLLPRGSGEAAPRTGR; encoded by the coding sequence ATGACCACGCGTCCCGGAGCCAGACCGACCATGAACGACGTCGCGGCGGCGGCCGGGGTGGGCCTGAAGACCGTCTCCCGGGTGGTCAACGACGAGCCCGGGGTCGCCGCCGGGACCGCCGAGCGGGTCCGCGCGGCCATCGCCGCGCTCGGCTTCAGCCGCAACGACAGCGCCCGGCTGCTGCGCCAGGGCCGCACCGCCACCCTCGGACTGCTGCTGGAGGACATCGCCGACCCGTTCTCCTCCGTGCTCGGCGGCGCGGTCGAGGAGATCGCCCGGGGCCGGGAGTCGCTGCTGTTCACCGGCTCCAGCGGGGCGGAGCCGCAGCGGGAGCGCGAGCTCGCGCTCGCCTTCTGCGCCCGCCGGGTCGACGGGCTGGTGATCGTGCCCACCGGGACCGACCACCGCTACCTGCTGCCGGAGCTGGCCGCCGGTACCGCCGTGGTCTTCGTCGACCGCCCGGCCGGTCGGATCGAGGCCGACGCGGTGCTCACCGACAACGCGGGCGGCGCCCGCGCGGGCACCGCGCACCTGATCCGGCACGGCCACCGGCGGATCGGCTTCCTGGGCGACCTGCCGCAGCTGTACACCGGCGCCGAGCGGCTGCGCGGCTACCGCGAGGCCCTGGCCGACGCCGGACTCCGGTACGACCAGCGCCTGGTCGCCACCGGCCGGACCGACCAGGCCACCGTCGCCGCCGCCCTGGACCGCCTGGTCGGCGGGCCCGACCCGGCCACCGCGCTGTTCACCGGCAACAACCGGATCACCCTCGCCGTGCTGCGCGCGCTGCCCCGGCTGCCGCACCCGCCCGCGCTGGTCGGCTTCGACGACCTGGAGCTGGCCGACCTGCTCAGCCCCGGACTCACCGTGGTCGCCCAGGACCCGGTGGGCCTCGGCCGGATCGCCGCCGAGCTGGTCTTCCGCCGGATGGACGGCGACCGCGAACCGCCCCGCCGGATCGAGCTGCCGACCGTGCTGCTCCCGCGCGGCTCCGGCGAGGCGGCCCCCCGGACCGGACGCTGA
- a CDS encoding ROK family protein encodes MSSTQTEAPHSPAASPRLSAVDPGGPLVAALDIGGTKIAGGLVAADGTLLHQVRRPTPAREPGPAVLRAVHEVLDLLAGDPRWARVDALGIGSAGPVDIARGTVSPVNIPGWRDFALVDQVSAHPAAAGLPVVLGGDGVAMTAAEHWRGAARGYADALCLVVSTGVGAGLVLNGAVHTGRTGNAGHLGHISVDLDGEPCPCGSRGCVEGLASGTAIARRALRDGWQPTGADASAAAVAASALAGDPIAAAAFDRAARALAAGIAATATLVELELAVVGGGVAAAGEVLFAPLRRHLAEYATLPFVAGLRVEPALLGTEAGLIGAAALAVPHRSPR; translated from the coding sequence ATGAGCTCCACGCAGACCGAAGCTCCGCACTCCCCCGCCGCCAGTCCCCGGCTGTCCGCCGTGGACCCGGGTGGCCCGCTGGTGGCCGCCCTCGACATCGGCGGCACCAAGATCGCGGGCGGGCTGGTCGCCGCCGACGGCACGCTGCTGCACCAGGTGCGGCGCCCCACCCCGGCCCGCGAGCCGGGCCCGGCCGTGCTGCGGGCGGTGCACGAGGTACTGGACCTGCTCGCCGGGGATCCGCGCTGGGCGCGGGTGGACGCCCTGGGCATCGGCAGCGCCGGTCCGGTCGACATCGCCCGTGGCACCGTGAGCCCGGTCAACATCCCCGGGTGGCGTGACTTCGCGCTGGTGGATCAGGTCTCGGCGCACCCGGCCGCCGCCGGGCTGCCGGTGGTCCTGGGCGGCGACGGGGTGGCCATGACCGCAGCCGAGCACTGGCGCGGCGCCGCCCGGGGCTACGCGGACGCGCTGTGCCTGGTGGTGTCCACCGGGGTCGGCGCGGGCCTGGTGCTGAACGGCGCGGTGCACACCGGCCGTACCGGCAACGCCGGGCACCTGGGCCATATCAGCGTCGACCTGGACGGCGAGCCCTGCCCCTGCGGATCGCGCGGCTGCGTGGAGGGACTGGCCAGCGGTACCGCCATCGCCCGTCGGGCGCTGCGCGACGGCTGGCAGCCGACCGGCGCCGACGCCTCCGCGGCGGCGGTGGCGGCGTCCGCGCTCGCGGGCGACCCGATCGCGGCCGCCGCCTTCGACCGGGCGGCGCGGGCACTGGCCGCCGGGATCGCGGCGACCGCGACCCTGGTGGAGCTCGAACTGGCGGTGGTCGGCGGCGGGGTGGCCGCCGCCGGGGAGGTGCTGTTCGCACCGCTGCGGCGGCACCTGGCCGAGTACGCCACGCTCCCCTTCGTCGCCGGGCTGCGGGTCGAACCCGCCCTGCTGGGCACCGAGGCCGGACTGATCGGCGCCGCCGCCCTCGCCGTCCCGCACCGCAGCCCGCGCTGA
- a CDS encoding FadR/GntR family transcriptional regulator gives MAVTDEAIGKIKEMIVSGVLRPGDRLPKEADLAAELGLSRSSLREAVRALSLLNILHVRQGDGTYVSSLDPLLLLEAVTFILDFHQDDTVMQAFQVRAVLEPAATEMAAQRIDDQQLAELRTLLDSLGDDPSIEQLVANDLEFHRGIAAASGVPLLCSLLETITGPTVRARVWRGVTQDDAVARTLAEHRSILDALEYRDPVTARAWASIHISNITRWLANTL, from the coding sequence GTGGCTGTCACCGACGAGGCAATCGGGAAGATCAAGGAGATGATCGTCTCCGGGGTGCTGCGTCCGGGCGACCGACTGCCCAAGGAGGCCGACCTGGCCGCCGAGCTGGGGCTGTCCCGCAGCTCGCTGCGGGAGGCGGTGCGCGCCCTGTCGCTGCTCAACATCCTGCACGTGCGCCAGGGTGACGGCACCTACGTCTCCAGCCTGGACCCGCTGCTGCTGCTGGAGGCGGTCACCTTCATCCTGGACTTCCACCAGGACGACACCGTGATGCAGGCCTTCCAGGTCCGCGCCGTGCTGGAGCCCGCGGCGACCGAGATGGCCGCCCAGCGCATCGACGACCAGCAGCTGGCCGAGCTGCGCACGCTGCTGGACAGCCTGGGCGACGACCCGAGCATCGAGCAACTGGTCGCCAACGACCTGGAGTTCCACCGGGGCATCGCCGCCGCCTCCGGCGTGCCGCTGCTCTGCTCGCTGCTGGAGACGATCACCGGGCCCACCGTGCGGGCCCGGGTCTGGCGCGGCGTCACCCAGGACGACGCGGTCGCCCGCACCCTGGCCGAGCACCGCTCGATCCTCGACGCCCTGGAGTACCGCGACCCGGTCACCGCCCGCGCCTGGGCCAGCATCCACATCTCCAACATCACCCGCTGGCTGGCCAACACCCTGTAG
- a CDS encoding alkaline phosphatase family protein — protein sequence MRLHWRSIGCVLALLGALLVAAPAATAAGTSGNLIVNGDAEAGYCTTDWTAATTIPGWTVESGSPDVICYSAGGFGYPTSPAPGKAFFAPGNQGDGEMSQTVDLSSAATAIDTGGVSYNLSGWEGGWTTYAGYAQVSLEFRGATGQPLGPVVDLPTVSAANRSDATSFLARSATGSVPAGSRSVLVQVQFLDSSGESGYLDNLSLTLSTPVTAAALAPPVSKVPGYDHVFMVMMENTDYNQIMGDPTDTPYLHSLMAQGATMSDYHAVYHPSDENYMAIAGGDTYTTGATYWPNIKDPNSNLGDELEAQGKTWKAYEQGMGTPCNTTTQYDSYYEPDDAPFINFTDVSGNTARCQAHLFDTGQLTTDLKSAATTPNFSWLAADDYYDGESSGNGSATSLKTQDGWLRQTLAPVLASPAWTTQKSLLIVTWDEDSSEPDNHVAAIVVGSQGTVPAGTVSATRYDHYSTARTIEAALGVPGITANDTYATPLNDAFDPSGAPAPTSTLTTATPTVANGAGVTFQYSTPTATAGSSNWIGVYPVGVTPGSKASTTWQYAPGSSGSLNFSTSSLSGPGSYAVWYLYDGGYTALAGPLTLTVG from the coding sequence ATGCGACTGCACTGGAGATCCATCGGCTGTGTCCTGGCGCTGCTGGGCGCCCTGCTGGTGGCGGCCCCGGCCGCGACAGCGGCCGGCACCAGCGGCAACCTGATCGTGAACGGGGACGCCGAGGCCGGGTACTGCACCACCGACTGGACGGCCGCCACCACCATACCGGGGTGGACGGTCGAGTCCGGGAGTCCGGACGTGATCTGCTACTCGGCGGGCGGCTTCGGCTACCCGACCAGTCCCGCGCCCGGCAAGGCCTTCTTCGCGCCGGGCAACCAGGGCGACGGGGAGATGTCGCAGACCGTGGACCTCTCCTCGGCCGCGACCGCGATCGACACCGGCGGCGTGAGCTACAACCTGTCCGGCTGGGAAGGCGGTTGGACCACGTACGCGGGCTATGCGCAGGTGTCGCTGGAGTTCCGGGGCGCGACCGGGCAGCCGCTCGGCCCGGTGGTGGACCTGCCCACCGTCTCCGCCGCGAACCGCTCGGACGCCACCTCCTTCCTAGCCCGCAGCGCGACCGGGTCGGTCCCGGCGGGCAGCCGGTCGGTGCTGGTCCAGGTGCAGTTCCTGGACAGCTCGGGGGAGTCCGGCTACCTGGACAACCTGTCGCTGACGCTGTCCACCCCGGTCACCGCGGCGGCGCTGGCCCCGCCGGTGTCCAAGGTGCCCGGCTACGACCACGTGTTCATGGTCATGATGGAGAACACCGACTACAACCAGATCATGGGCGACCCGACGGACACCCCGTACCTGCACAGCCTGATGGCGCAGGGCGCGACCATGAGCGACTACCACGCGGTCTACCACCCCAGCGACGAGAACTACATGGCGATAGCGGGCGGTGACACCTACACCACCGGGGCGACCTACTGGCCGAACATCAAGGACCCGAACAGCAACCTCGGCGACGAGCTGGAGGCCCAGGGAAAGACCTGGAAGGCGTACGAGCAGGGCATGGGCACCCCCTGCAACACCACCACCCAGTACGACTCGTACTACGAGCCGGACGACGCGCCGTTCATCAACTTCACCGACGTCAGCGGCAACACCGCCCGCTGCCAGGCGCACCTGTTCGACACCGGGCAGCTGACCACCGACCTGAAGAGCGCGGCCACCACCCCGAACTTCTCCTGGCTCGCGGCCGACGACTACTACGACGGTGAGTCCTCCGGCAACGGCAGCGCCACCAGCCTGAAGACGCAGGACGGTTGGCTGCGGCAGACACTGGCCCCGGTGCTCGCCTCCCCGGCCTGGACCACGCAGAAGTCACTGCTGATCGTCACCTGGGACGAGGACAGCAGCGAGCCGGACAACCACGTCGCGGCGATCGTCGTCGGCTCGCAGGGCACCGTCCCGGCGGGCACCGTCAGCGCCACCCGGTACGACCACTACAGCACCGCCCGCACCATCGAGGCCGCGCTGGGGGTGCCCGGCATCACCGCCAACGACACCTACGCGACGCCGCTCAACGACGCCTTCGACCCGAGCGGCGCCCCGGCCCCGACCAGCACGCTGACCACGGCCACACCCACGGTCGCCAACGGGGCCGGCGTCACCTTCCAGTACTCCACCCCGACGGCGACCGCCGGCTCCAGCAACTGGATCGGCGTCTACCCGGTCGGCGTGACCCCGGGCAGCAAGGCGTCCACCACCTGGCAGTACGCCCCCGGCAGTAGCGGCAGCCTGAACTTCAGTACCAGCAGCCTCAGCGGGCCCGGCAGTTACGCCGTCTGGTACCTCTACGACGGCGGCTACACCGCCCTGGCCGGACCGCTCACGCTGACGGTCGGCTGA
- a CDS encoding MFS transporter, with protein MTEQRTDRVALPGAFHRIWAASAVSSLGDGVYYSALPLLALTLTRDSTVFGIMEAVTLLPWLLFGLIGGALVDRWDRRRTMVAVDLCRCALLVAAAVAVAAGLLDIAVLIAIGFLLGIGGVLFDTASTAYVPELLGRGTQDLHRANSRLQAAQRACGGFIGPPVGSLLFALGRTVPFVADAASFLFSSLTIRTLPATPRKAAKPKTLILKDAWAGASYLIHHRLLLGLSLRPAVGNFAFAGTGAVLALYAHETLHLGTAGYGVFLTTEAVGGLAGTLAAGWLGARLGTGGALTLTAGVEAAALLGIGGSPNAYLAGIGLAALGAAMGATMTLGPSVRQAIVPDELMGRVTAASRLTAMSAGPVGALFGGWLGHAAGLRAPFLTGAGILVLMTALAARLTSNRRIDAALAEAARTRQEPDPVATPTTTTETATTTETATEAATETATTAV; from the coding sequence GTGACCGAGCAGCGCACCGACCGGGTCGCACTGCCCGGCGCGTTCCACCGCATATGGGCCGCCTCGGCCGTCTCCTCGCTCGGCGACGGCGTCTACTACTCGGCACTGCCGCTGCTCGCCCTGACACTGACCCGCGACTCCACCGTCTTCGGGATCATGGAGGCCGTCACCCTCCTGCCCTGGCTGCTCTTCGGCCTGATCGGCGGCGCACTCGTCGACCGCTGGGACCGCCGCCGCACGATGGTGGCCGTCGACCTGTGCCGCTGCGCCCTGCTGGTGGCCGCCGCGGTCGCGGTCGCCGCCGGGCTGCTGGACATCGCCGTGCTGATCGCGATCGGCTTCCTGCTCGGGATCGGCGGCGTCCTGTTCGACACCGCGTCGACGGCCTACGTCCCGGAGCTCCTGGGCCGCGGGACGCAGGACCTTCATCGCGCCAACTCCCGCCTGCAGGCCGCTCAGCGCGCCTGCGGCGGGTTCATCGGTCCGCCGGTCGGCAGCCTCCTGTTCGCGCTCGGCCGCACCGTGCCGTTCGTGGCCGACGCCGCCTCCTTCCTGTTCAGCTCCCTGACGATCCGCACGCTGCCGGCGACGCCGAGGAAGGCGGCCAAGCCGAAGACCCTGATCCTGAAGGACGCCTGGGCCGGCGCCTCGTACCTGATCCACCACCGCCTTCTGCTCGGACTGTCGCTGCGCCCGGCGGTCGGCAACTTCGCGTTCGCCGGGACCGGCGCGGTGCTGGCGCTCTACGCGCACGAGACGCTGCACCTGGGCACGGCCGGTTACGGCGTGTTCCTCACCACCGAGGCGGTCGGCGGTCTGGCCGGGACCCTCGCGGCCGGCTGGCTCGGCGCCCGGCTGGGCACCGGTGGCGCGCTGACCCTGACCGCGGGCGTCGAGGCCGCCGCGCTGCTGGGCATCGGCGGGTCACCGAACGCGTACCTCGCCGGGATCGGGTTGGCCGCGCTCGGGGCGGCGATGGGCGCGACGATGACGCTCGGTCCCTCGGTCCGGCAGGCGATCGTGCCGGACGAGCTGATGGGCCGGGTCACGGCGGCGTCGCGGCTGACCGCGATGAGCGCCGGACCGGTCGGCGCGCTGTTCGGTGGCTGGCTCGGGCACGCCGCCGGGCTGCGCGCGCCGTTCCTGACCGGGGCCGGGATACTGGTGCTGATGACGGCCCTCGCGGCCCGGCTGACCAGCAACAGGCGGATCGACGCCGCGCTGGCCGAGGCGGCCCGGACGCGCCAGGAGCCGGACCCGGTCGCCACCCCCACGACCACGACCGAGACGGCGACCACGACCGAGACGGCGACGGAGGCCGCGACCGAGACGGCGACCACCGCGGTGTGA
- a CDS encoding helix-turn-helix domain-containing protein encodes MSAEPTEPTEPAGTPGDDIVRIETDQQLHAIGSLTRHRVLRVLRDGPATVTQIAARLGIAKGSSNYHVKVLAKAGLIRIVDTRKVRGVTELYYGMGRGFQLPMSGAGQPDILMRHALADVEDAPDGADKHLRLKHLRLSRENFELAVEKVAALHAELTALHDPEQPAADFFSAVYRPQDTKPHDAMAHDTVPYDTTPPPENGTPSS; translated from the coding sequence GTGAGCGCTGAACCCACCGAACCCACCGAGCCTGCGGGCACCCCCGGCGACGACATCGTCCGCATCGAGACCGACCAACAGCTGCATGCCATCGGCAGCCTGACGCGCCACCGGGTACTGCGGGTGCTGCGCGACGGCCCGGCCACGGTCACCCAGATCGCCGCCCGCCTCGGGATCGCCAAGGGCAGCTCGAACTACCACGTCAAGGTGCTCGCCAAGGCCGGGCTGATCCGGATCGTGGACACCCGGAAGGTGCGCGGGGTCACCGAGCTCTACTACGGCATGGGCCGCGGGTTCCAGCTCCCCATGAGCGGGGCCGGACAGCCCGACATCCTGATGCGGCACGCCCTGGCGGACGTCGAGGACGCTCCGGACGGGGCGGACAAGCACCTGCGGCTCAAGCACCTGCGGCTGAGCCGGGAGAACTTCGAGCTGGCCGTGGAGAAGGTGGCCGCGCTGCACGCCGAGCTCACCGCGCTGCACGATCCGGAGCAGCCGGCCGCGGACTTCTTCTCCGCGGTCTACCGGCCGCAGGACACCAAGCCGCACGATGCCATGGCACATGACACCGTGCCATATGACACCACGCCCCCTCCCGAGAACGGAACACCCTCCTCGTGA
- a CDS encoding RNA polymerase sigma factor produces MELNDAAPSASVGPISDRELWALAVDGDREAFGRIFDRHAKAVYNHLFRRTADWSEAEDLTSTVFLHAWRRRSETVLDRDSALPWLLGIADHLLSNTRRRLRRAEALLHRLISHDEPVGDHADRVAGRVDDERRMSEIHRALTRLPRHEREVVELCVWSGLDQQAAATALGVAVGTVKSRLHRARRRLKDDLGAVGGPTVPMSFGPKNPVSKEEVAR; encoded by the coding sequence ATGGAACTGAACGACGCTGCTCCCTCCGCATCGGTCGGACCGATATCCGATCGGGAGTTGTGGGCGCTGGCCGTCGACGGTGACCGGGAGGCGTTCGGTAGGATCTTCGACCGGCATGCCAAGGCGGTCTACAACCACCTGTTCCGGCGTACGGCCGACTGGTCCGAGGCCGAGGACCTCACGTCGACCGTGTTCCTGCACGCCTGGCGTCGGCGATCGGAGACCGTACTGGACCGCGACTCGGCCTTGCCGTGGCTGCTCGGCATCGCCGACCACCTGCTGTCGAACACCAGGCGGCGGCTGCGGCGGGCCGAGGCTCTGCTGCATCGGCTGATCTCGCACGACGAGCCGGTGGGCGACCACGCCGACCGCGTCGCCGGACGGGTCGACGACGAACGCCGGATGTCCGAGATCCACCGGGCGCTGACGCGGCTTCCGCGCCACGAACGCGAGGTCGTCGAGCTCTGCGTGTGGTCGGGCCTGGACCAGCAGGCCGCCGCGACGGCGCTGGGGGTCGCGGTCGGAACGGTGAAGTCCAGACTGCACCGGGCGCGGCGGAGGCTGAAGGACGACCTCGGCGCTGTCGGCGGCCCGACGGTTCCGATGTCGTTCGGTCCGAAGAATCCCGTCAGTAAGGAGGAGGTCGCACGATGA
- a CDS encoding SDR family oxidoreductase: MDLRIAGKVFLITGGTRGLGLAAARALLAEGARVVVSSRSQDAVDEAVAALGSPENVLGLAADNAHAGAADQVTADTLRHFGRLDGVLISVGGPPTGAITTITDEQWRDSFESVFLGALRFARAAAPVLPPDGAIGFVLSLSVKSPWPNMGVSNGLRPGLAMAAKTLADELGPRGIRVNGFVVGSIATDRLRSLEQANDDPERARAERTANIPLRRYGTPEEFGRMAAVVLSPTASYVTGSMIHIDGGALRTL; encoded by the coding sequence ATGGACTTGAGGATCGCGGGCAAGGTCTTCCTGATCACCGGCGGGACCAGGGGCCTGGGCCTCGCCGCCGCCCGGGCCCTGCTGGCCGAAGGCGCCCGGGTGGTGGTCTCCTCCCGCAGTCAGGACGCGGTCGATGAGGCCGTGGCGGCACTGGGCAGCCCGGAGAACGTCCTGGGCCTGGCCGCCGACAATGCCCACGCCGGAGCGGCCGACCAGGTGACGGCCGACACCCTGCGACACTTCGGCCGCCTGGACGGCGTGCTGATCAGCGTGGGCGGGCCGCCCACCGGTGCGATCACCACGATCACCGACGAGCAGTGGCGGGACTCCTTCGAGTCGGTCTTCCTGGGCGCGTTGCGCTTCGCCCGCGCCGCCGCACCCGTGCTCCCGCCCGACGGGGCGATCGGCTTCGTGCTGTCCCTGTCGGTGAAATCCCCGTGGCCGAACATGGGCGTCTCCAACGGCCTGCGCCCGGGGCTCGCCATGGCCGCCAAGACGCTGGCCGATGAACTGGGGCCACGCGGCATCAGGGTCAACGGCTTCGTCGTCGGCTCGATCGCCACCGATCGCCTCAGAAGCCTGGAGCAGGCCAATGACGACCCGGAGCGGGCCCGCGCCGAGCGAACCGCCAACATCCCCCTGCGACGCTACGGCACACCCGAGGAGTTCGGCCGCATGGCCGCCGTCGTCCTGTCACCGACCGCGTCCTACGTCACCGGAAGCATGATCCACATCGACGGCGGCGCCCTGCGCACCCTGTGA
- a CDS encoding DUF4118 domain-containing protein yields the protein MIALHRYRDRFALVAALAVPPAVAALLIPLRTVLPVANAALILVVIVVAVAANGHRTAGVLTALSAALWFDFFLTQPYYRFAINGRDDIETTVLLLVVGIAVTELAHRGRRMHGIAVVGGAQAGGVRRTAELVAADVPTDAVLDEVAGQLTSLLALRGCRFVVDEPTTYPPVLRPDGSLRWGSSLWDVAALGFPSDEIELPARFQGRPLGRFMLLPTPATAPSVTARQTAVVLADLVGAKLAGHSPGGRPHNVRPEQVAHGG from the coding sequence ATGATCGCCCTGCACCGGTATCGGGACCGCTTCGCTCTGGTCGCCGCCCTCGCCGTACCACCGGCGGTGGCCGCACTGCTGATCCCGCTGCGCACCGTACTGCCCGTCGCCAACGCCGCGCTGATCCTGGTGGTGATCGTGGTCGCGGTGGCTGCCAACGGGCACCGCACGGCCGGGGTGCTGACCGCGCTCTCGGCGGCGCTGTGGTTCGACTTCTTCCTCACCCAGCCCTACTACCGCTTCGCGATCAACGGCCGGGACGACATCGAGACCACCGTACTGCTGCTGGTCGTCGGCATCGCGGTGACCGAACTGGCGCACCGGGGACGGCGGATGCACGGGATCGCGGTCGTCGGCGGCGCGCAGGCGGGCGGCGTCCGGCGGACGGCGGAGCTGGTCGCCGCGGACGTCCCCACCGACGCCGTGCTGGACGAGGTGGCCGGGCAGCTCACCAGTCTGCTGGCGCTGCGCGGTTGCCGCTTCGTCGTGGACGAACCCACCACCTATCCCCCGGTGCTGCGGCCGGACGGCAGTCTGCGCTGGGGCAGTTCGCTGTGGGACGTGGCCGCCCTCGGGTTCCCCAGCGACGAGATCGAGTTGCCCGCGCGCTTCCAGGGCCGCCCGCTCGGACGCTTCATGCTGCTGCCGACACCGGCCACCGCGCCCAGCGTCACCGCCAGGCAGACGGCGGTGGTCCTGGCCGACCTGGTCGGCGCGAAGCTCGCCGGCCACAGCCCCGGCGGCCGACCGCACAACGTCCGACCGGAACAGGTCGCCCACGGCGGTTGA
- a CDS encoding TlpA disulfide reductase family protein codes for MTRPTRAYLSTTLASAAAVALALALSACSGAAGSGAIATNEQIPGYGEVTTVPLAHRGSPIELKGDDLDGKPLSLASYRGRVVVVNIWSSTCSPCRAEASGFESVFRTDAAKGVQFLGIDTRDLQLPESRAFVSAHGLTYPDFYDPDGSLLLQFPAGTVDPQSVPSTVVIDRQGRVAARVLDSMTSTELAQVIAPVLAEKS; via the coding sequence ATGACTCGCCCAACCCGTGCGTACCTATCCACAACTCTGGCGTCCGCCGCAGCGGTAGCCCTGGCGCTCGCACTCAGCGCCTGCTCGGGTGCGGCGGGCAGCGGCGCCATCGCCACCAACGAGCAGATCCCGGGCTACGGCGAGGTCACCACCGTGCCGCTCGCGCACCGCGGTTCACCGATCGAGCTCAAGGGCGACGACCTCGACGGCAAGCCGCTCAGTCTCGCCTCCTACCGGGGCAGGGTCGTGGTGGTGAACATCTGGAGCTCCACGTGCTCGCCGTGCCGGGCGGAGGCCTCCGGCTTCGAGTCGGTCTTCCGGACCGACGCGGCCAAGGGCGTGCAGTTCCTCGGCATCGACACCCGGGACCTGCAACTGCCCGAGTCCCGGGCCTTCGTGAGCGCCCACGGCCTCACCTACCCGGACTTCTACGACCCGGACGGCTCCCTGCTGCTCCAGTTCCCCGCCGGTACCGTCGACCCGCAGAGCGTGCCGTCAACTGTGGTGATCGATCGTCAGGGACGAGTAGCGGCACGGGTGTTGGACTCCATGACCAGCACCGAACTGGCTCAGGTGATCGCGCCGGTGCTGGCGGAGAAGTCCTGA
- a CDS encoding universal stress protein, whose amino-acid sequence MYSSVRVIVGVSGSHRSPDVVRRAAAEARKRDALLVPVIAWTAAEGDPLRPLSELRHSARERLDTVLELAFGGIPEGIRIHPLVLRSEPGRALVTTADRPGDLLVVGSGRPGAAGHVVHGAVTRHCWTHAACEVLIVPRAEHPELAAWVGTPAHCHAGVGYEN is encoded by the coding sequence ATGTACTCAAGCGTTCGCGTCATCGTGGGGGTCAGCGGCTCGCACCGCAGCCCGGACGTCGTCCGGCGCGCGGCGGCGGAGGCGCGCAAGCGGGACGCGTTGCTCGTCCCGGTCATCGCCTGGACGGCGGCGGAAGGCGACCCGCTGCGCCCGCTGTCCGAGCTGCGGCACAGCGCGCGCGAGCGCCTGGACACGGTGCTCGAACTGGCCTTCGGCGGCATCCCCGAGGGGATCAGGATCCACCCGCTGGTGCTGCGGTCCGAACCCGGACGGGCGCTGGTGACCACGGCGGACCGCCCGGGAGACCTGCTGGTGGTCGGCAGCGGGCGGCCCGGCGCGGCCGGTCACGTCGTGCACGGCGCGGTGACCAGGCACTGCTGGACCCACGCGGCCTGCGAGGTACTGATCGTGCCGCGCGCGGAACACCCGGAACTCGCCGCCTGGGTCGGGACCCCGGCGCACTGCCACGCCGGTGTCGGGTACGAGAACTGA